The sequence GCGGGAAGCCGCAACCGCAGCCGCAGCGCGAGGAGACCCAGCGGCAAGGTGAGCAGGAACGGCACCCGCCAGCCCCACGCGTGCAGCTGCGCCGAGGTCAGTACGCTCGCCAGGACCACCGCCACCGCGGCGCCGGCGAGCAGGCCGAGCGCGACGGTGAACGACTGCCAGGCCCCGTACAGGCCCCGGCGGCCCGGTGGCGCGCATTCCGTCATGACGGAGACCGCCCCGCCGAACTCCCCGCCCGCCGAAAGCCCTTGCAGGATCCGCAGCAGGGTCAGGAGCCATGGCGCGGCCGCGCCGATCGACGCGTACGTCGGCAGCAGGCCGATCATCGCCGTGGCACCGGTCATCAGGCAGACGACCAGGACGAGCGCGGGGCGCCGGCCCACCCGGTCGCCGAACCGCCCGAACACCGCGGCTCCGACCGGCCGGAAGAAGAACGCCAGGGCGAACGACGCGTACGCCTTGACGAGCCCCTCCACCTCGCTGCCACCCACCGGGGTGAAGAACTGCGCCGCGAGGACGGTGGCGAAGTAGCCGTAGATCCCGAACTCGTACCACTCGATGAAGTTGCCGACGGATCCCGCCACCAGCGCCCGGCGGGCGTCTTCCGGCCGCACCGACGCAGGAGGCCGCACCGGACCGGGGACGGGTGTGCTCATGGATCAAGCGTGCTGACCGCGGGGCGGCTCCACAAGCGCCGTCCGCCATCTGCCCTACACCGGCTCAGGCGCGCCGGGCGGCCACGAGACGAGGGCGACGAACAGGGCGACGCCGGCGAGCGCCAGGACCAGCGAAGAATCAGGAGGGATGACGCCGGGGCGGTCTTCGCCTCATCCGGCGTCCGGGCCACCCTCCGACCGATCCGCGCGTCCGCCCTTCGGCTCGTCGCCGAGCCACAGCGGGTGCTCCCGCTCCGCCCAGGGGCGCTCGACGGACCCGGTACGCATGCCCCTGCGCGCTTCCGGGTCGGCGAGGGCCATCCTGATGTGCCCGGCCAGCACCAGCCCGATGGCCAAGGCCAGCCAGTCGTGCACGAAGGTGGCGCTGGTGCGCCACACCAGGGGTGTCAGATGCGTGAACCACATCAACAGGCCGGTCGCCAGCATCACGAGGACGGCGCCCGCGATCCACGAGGCGTAGAGCTTCTGGCCGGCGTTGAACTTCCCCGCGGGCCGGGATCCGCGCCGGCGGTCGCGTCGCCGCACCGCGCGCAGCCACTTCCTGTCGTGCGGCCCGAAGCGGTTCAACCTGCGCAGG comes from Streptomyces virginiae and encodes:
- a CDS encoding cytochrome b/b6 domain-containing protein gives rise to the protein MTSMPGSAGPTGAVTPPPSEPARRVARFTRAERGVHRATAALTLLCVATAAALYVPQLAELVGRRHLVVTVHEWAGILLPAPFLLGLASPAFRADLRRLNRFGPHDRKWLRAVRRRDRRRGSRPAGKFNAGQKLYASWIAGAVLVMLATGLLMWFTHLTPLVWRTSATFVHDWLALAIGLVLAGHIRMALADPEARRGMRTGSVERPWAEREHPLWLGDEPKGGRADRSEGGPDAG
- a CDS encoding MFS transporter — encoded protein: MSTPVPGPVRPPASVRPEDARRALVAGSVGNFIEWYEFGIYGYFATVLAAQFFTPVGGSEVEGLVKAYASFALAFFFRPVGAAVFGRFGDRVGRRPALVLVVCLMTGATAMIGLLPTYASIGAAAPWLLTLLRILQGLSAGGEFGGAVSVMTECAPPGRRGLYGAWQSFTVALGLLAGAAVAVVLASVLTSAQLHAWGWRVPFLLTLPLGLLALRLRLRLPAEEPPARVRTGPPAPGPPRPRPRETVRAVALGVGRVMGWSAAGYTFLVVLPSYLQSTLGTSFQRALLGTVLANLGFAASILPAGRLSDRIGRRTVMVAGALLTAALALPLLHLVQDPDGPTYVKGAALFAAGAGVGLMAGPGPAMLAEMFPARVRCTGLGLAYALSNAVFSGCAGLIITEVVERTGNVDVPGYYAATTCAVSAVALLTLRGDDHERALR